The DNA segment GAATTTGCATTTACATGTAATATGACTTGGTTTGCCCACAGTGTGATCTTTCTGACAGAAAATATTGTTTCCGGTCCTTTGTGTAGACACGTTTAACGTGTCGAGGGGCCCGAACACAGCAATGATGTAACTGTAATGGATAGACATTCTGTGATGAGGAGATGAGTATTGGTTCCCTTtagagtctgattcctctcaaggtttcttccacatgAAATCTCAgggagagggttaagggctttgcttaacgtcccagcagtggcagtttggcgatgctaaggcttgaacccctgaccttctgatcagtaatccagaaccttaaaccactgagctccaaCTTCCAATTGTAATGAAGTTGAGAGGGGGGTTTGGTGCTACATTATGCATTCTCAGTTATTTACACTGTTAAAGAGATTGAAGCAGAGCAAGAAAGCACCCATCACCGTGCTTCATTTGGTTACGGAAGTCGCCACAGTGCTGCACAGAACCCGCTCGAGAAAAACGTCTCCAAAGAATTGGATTTGAGGGAAGGAGAACCTCGTTCTTACCATATAGACACATCCTTCTGTAGTcgctgttgctgctgttgttctTGATGTTCAGTTTCAGACTTGTTTGATCCTGGATCTGATTGTTAGCCAGACAATAaagtttttgttcctgttttatATATAGCAACGTCACAGGTTGCAGACGCTTTGGAGATATGAAGGATACAACACTTCTATAGGAAATCAAGAGGAACATGAGATTGGCCGAAACATTGTGTTTTATGTCGCATTTAAAATACACCTTAATGTCCCTCAATAACATGAATGCAGAAGTTTAATTATCCTTAGTACCTGCCTGATCATACGTTTAAAACTGCTTTAAATCACGACCCAGGGgttgttttaacagttttaatAAATTGCTCAACGTgaggtgataaaaaaatatcctaACTAACGTCCCATCATGTCACAATCTACGTGTACGAACCGTGTTTTTGTCTCGGACTTCAGGATACACGCCGAATTCCAGCTGAACGACGTTCCCGATTTCCCCTTCTGGTTCACACCCGGTCAGTTCGCCGGCCACATCGTGCTCTCTAAAGACGCTTCTCATGTCCGGGACTTCCATCTGTACGTCCCAAATGACAAGTAAGTAccaaaaatcttttctttttttttttttttttttttttaaaacatgaccaCACGCTAAAgaagttttgtggacacctgactataagattatGTGGTAGGTTTcaaatttagtccccatttgctggtataataagatccactcttctgggaagatgttccactagattttgtgaagaagTGTAAGATCTATTcggacacaagggtgttagtaatgttAGGTGCTGATGGagctgaggtgaggaggttcctggggtacagtcagcatttacgttcaatagggtttagagctctatagcaggagatcttccacttcaacccaagtaaagcatatcatcatagagctggctttagGGGCATTGGCATgccggaacaggtttgagtctcctatttcaagtaaatggaaaatttgTCAGGTGTTCCGATCATTATGGAAAGAAAATGTTGTCTTCAGAAGAAGCTGAGATGTTGCTCAAATGACTTCGATCCTGCAGCTATTGAATGCAGCTTATAGATGAATCTGATTTGTTCCTCATAGATCTCTGAATGTCGATATGGAGTGGCTGTACGGCGCCAGTGAGAGCAGCAACATGGAAGTGGACATCGGTTACCTGCCTCAAGTACGTGAACCTTCACAAAACACGCATCCAAAAAGGTCCTAATACGAGAAGAAAAGCGTCTTAGGATGATAGAAATGAACTTTGTCGTCACGGACCTGCTCTCACAATAGGTTTCGAAGTAGAGTTCAACAGATAGTGGATTTTAgcaatagctaggttggatcgtacttgctgttaaccgattaatcaaccaatatattttatattggatTAAAAAATACACTACGTAAAATAGTAGAGCTTTATTACTAAATAAAGCCTGTAttgaatcattaaaatgtgctatatgaaaaaaaatatgaatcaataaatagaattatataatgaagttataaataataaatataatacagcgctctccgtgcagcacgcagtcaaGCTTCATTGTTCTGGGAGATGTTCCAGGTGATGTGAGgacgcctggggtgcagtcagcattgtcatgctggaacagatttggtctcctagttcaagtgacttttttttgttcctctaactttgtggtagcagtttgtggaagaaccacatatggctggaaaagtcaggtgtctcaatacttttgtcttttgtcaACTATAttgtacacacaaatataatataatataatatattgatatCTAGATGGAGTTGAGAGCAGCAGGACCGTCCACACCCTCCGTGATCTACGATGAGCAGGGGAAGGTGATCGACAGTCTGGAGGAGGGAGGAGAACCCATCCAGTTTGTGTTCGAGGAGATCCGCTGGAGCAGAGAGATCAGCCGGGACGAGGCAGCCGGTCGCATCGAGGTCACCTTTTATCCTTTCAAAAAGgtaaacactctctctctctctctctctctctctctctctctctctctctctctctctcacatgtaCCACAtcaatcacttttacattctttACTATTAATTCTCTTCTTGTCTCCGCTCTGCACTACCCCCCTTTTCCACAGGTGGCGTATTTTCCTTTCTCAGAGGCCTTCAGCAGGGCAGATGCAGAGGGGAAACTGGTTCACTCCATCCTGCTGTGGGGAGCGCTGGACGATCAGTCCTGCTGAGGTCAGAACATCTTTCTAtctatttctctgtctgtctctgactctctctgtctacatgtctgtctctccctgttggtaaaaaagtataaatataatggTAGGTGTTTCTGTGGTAATGATGTGACTTCTCTGCTTTCTGACTTGAACTTATTAGCGTTTGTACAGGTCTTTAGTCCTGGTTTGGGTCTGAGACTTTAGTCTGGgtgtttatttttggttttggtcTGGGTCTTTAATCTTGTTTTAGTTTGTGTCTGGGTCTTTTGTCTTGGTTTGGGTCTGGGTGTGGGTGTTTAGTTTTGGTTTGGGTCTTTGGATATGGGTATTTACTCTTGGTCTGGGTTTTTTAGTCTTGAGTTGGGCCTGGGCCTGTGTTCTGGTTCTTTATCTTGGCATAGGTCTGGGTCTTCAGTTTTGGTCTGTGGTTCCGTGTTTTTAGTGTCGGGTTGGGTTTGAGACTTTGGTCTGGGTGTTTAGTTTTGGGTTGGGTTTTTCATGCAATCTCAGACAAAACttcacaacatctagtggaacatttacccagaagagtggacgttattataagaggaaatggagactaaatgtggaatgggatgttcaataagaagcacataccaattttatagtcaggtgtccacaaacatttatacatacagtgtACATTGATAATGTATAATAGTTATTAATAGTCTCAGGAGATGTTATGGAATGTTTATAAGTGGATATCtggttatataaatgtatactctgttgtgtgtgtgtgtgtgtgtgtgtgtgtgtgtgtgtgtgtgtgtgtgtgtgtgtgttcatcaaaTAACAGGTTCGGGGCGAACTCTCCGGGAGACCGTCCTGGAAAGTTCGCCCGTCCTGGCCTTGCTCAACCAGAGCTTCATCAGCAGCTGGTCTCTCGTCAAAGAGCTGGAGGACCTGCAGGTGAAACGAATCACATTTTCCTATTTGTTCTGtccaaaaaattgttttttaaaaaaaaacctagacaGCAGTTTTTCCAGAAGTTGGGGAAGGTTTTCAGAAGTCCTTTTTGTTTacccttttttaatttttattattttattttctgaccaatcaggtcTTGTGTTGTTAGAAAGAAAACGACATGGAATTTGGTTGAAAATAAGTTTAGATGTTCGATTCTCCGTGTTCTAACTTTGCTGTGTAGAGAACGTGGAACGTCACATCGATGAGAATAGCAGAGCTGtaggttaaggcattagacttctgattggagtttaaatcccagcaccaccaagctgcaactgctgggcccttgagcaaggcccctgacCCTCAACTGTTtggttgtaagtcgctctggatgagggcgtctgcctTGAATGGAGGAGGTGGTATCTCAGTGTTTAAATTCTTAGTGGACTTTAAAACAGAAGATCATGAGTTTAAATGttaacaccaccaagctgccactgctgggcccttttgcaaggcccttaactctcaccTGCTTGGTTGAGTAAATGAgagataagggccttgctaaagggcccaacAGCTTAcctcctaaccctaacctttgatcaagggccccaagagtggcatattattattattattattattattattattacacagacCTTCATGAGCTCCGTATCAGTaatctgtaataataatattaatatgccactcttggggcccttgatcaaggcccttaaccctctgtgctccggTGGTGCTGTTTTGCGGTAATGCGGGGAAAAAATTTCCTCTGAGCTGTAAAAAGTAAATGTGACgagtatacagggagtgcagaattattaggcaagttgtatttttgaggattaattttatttgaggatttaatttgaacaacaaccatgttctcaatgaacacaaaaaactcattaatatcaaagctgaatatttttggaagtagttttagttttagctattttagggggatatctgtgtgtgcaggtgactattactgtgcataattattaggcaacttaacaaaaaacaaattcatacccatttcaattatttatttttaccagtgaaaccaatataacatctcaacattcacaaatatacatttctgacattcaaaaccaaacaaaacaaatcagtgaccaatatagccacctttctttgcaaggacactcaaaagcctgccatccatggattctgtcagtgttttgatctgttcaccatcaacattgcgtgcagcagcaaccacagcctcccagacactgttcagagaggtgtactgttttcctccttgtaaatcgcacatttgatgatggaccacaggttctcaatggggttcagatcaggtgaacaaggaggccatatcattagattttcttctttataccctttcttgccagccacgctgtggagtacttggacgtgtgtgatggagcattgtcctgcatgaaaatcatgtttttcttgaaggatgcagacttcttcctgtaccactgcttgaagaaggtgtcttccagaaactggcagtaggactgggagttcagcttgactccatcctcaacccgaaaaggccccacaagctcatctttgatgataccagcccaaaccagtactccacctccaccttgctggcgtctgagtcggactggagctctctgccctttaccaatccagccacgggcccatccatctggcccatcaagactcactctcatttcatcagtccataaaaccttagaaaatcagtcttgagatatttcttggcccagtcttgacgtttcagcttgtgtgtcttgttcagtggtggtcgactttctgcctttcttaccttggccatgtctctgagtattgcacaccttgtgcttttgggcactcagtgatgttgcagctctgaaatatggccaaactggtggcaagtggcatcttggcagctgcacgcttgacttttctcagttcacgggcagttattttgcgccttggtttttccacacgcttcttgcgaccctgtcgactattttgaatgaaacgcttgattgttcgatgatcacgctcagaagcttggctattttaagactgctgcatcctctgcaatatatctcactatttttgacttttctgagcctgtcaagtccttcttttgacccattttgccaaaggaaaggaagttgcctaataattatgcacacctgatatagggtgttgatgtcattagaccacaccccttctcattacagagatgcacatcacctaatatgcttaattggtagtaggctttccagcctatacagcttggagtaagacaacatgcataacgaggatgatgtggtcaaaatactcatttgcctaataattctgcactccctgtaaagcatctttctttctttttttcatcctgCAGGCCGATGAAAAGAATCTGGACTTGAATCAGAAGGCACGTTTACACCTGGAGCAGTACAGCTTCCCCGTGGAAATGATGGTGGCCCTGCCCAATGGCACAGTGGTGCGTTCTGGGATTTTAGTTTGCTACGTGTTGCGAATGCATTCTGCCAACATATTTTCCATCCAATAAAAACACACCCAATGTACTGCAAACGTAGGATACGCCCATATATGGTCATGCCCATATATAGTACAATAAGGCAACGTCAAACTTTCCGGGAAATGATGTGAATTCATATAGTGATTAACATATTTACACTTTATGGttgaaagtttgtggacacctgacctttttttGGAGcttctcattccacatttggtccccatttcctgttataaaagcctccactcttctaggaagatgttcctctagattttgtggagatcctTTTAGTCACGATTCATCCCAAATTATGTaaggtttagagctctatagcaggagatcttccactccaacccataaaaagcagatcttcatggagctggctttgtgcacatgggcatgttcatgctggaagaggttgaAGTGAAAGTTCACCACATCCAATACAATCAGTTTTtttcaatacttttgctcatacaCGGTATCTCTTTTCTAGATATGATCAATTCATCTCAGTTTTCTATTTCTTCTCAGGTCCACCACATCAACGCTAACAACTTCCTGGACCAGACCTCCATGAAGCCAGAGGATGAATCCGGGTTCAGCTTCTCGACGGTTTCGAGGACCCGTCCACCTCCCTGTACGTCCGCTTCCTCCAGGAGGGACTGGACAAGGCTAAAGTTTACCTCCAGTCATcgtaaacagacacacacaccgtcCATCATCTCTCACACACGTGTGTGAATAGGGTCTTCTCTCCTGGACATTGTGCTGAATTGAATTCTGGGAATTTCTCTGCTGGGGATGTAGCAAAGTTGTGACTGCAGATTTTTCTACACACATTCGAGTACAGTGAATAcgataacactttttttttgtgacctGATGATGTTTCTGAAACTTTACTGATCAAAtgagatgttttttctttttttttttccctttcatctCCAAAGCAGAAAAGAGGCATTTTATATTTACCTCTTTTTCCTccctatttaattttttatctcTAAATGGTGGCATCTAAGTGGCATCCTGGAAAATCTCTTCACATGTTCCTCAACCAGACACAAAGTTccatatttatacacaaaagtttgtggacacctgctctcttctgggaagatgttcctctagattgtGTGGAGATACTTTCAGCCACattggtgttagtaaagccaggtactgatgtaggtaaggtgaggaagTTCCTGGAGtgcagagttcacattcatcccaaaggtgttcaatagagtttgAGCTCTGTAGCTGGAGATCTTCTactacaacccatgtaaagaatCTGGACTTGAATCAGAAGGCACGTTTACACCTGGAGCAGTACAGCTTCCCGTGGAAATGATGGTGGCCCTGCCCAATGGCACAGTGGTGCGTTCTGGGATTTTAGTTTGCTACGTGTTGCGAATGCATTCTGCCAACATATTTTCCATCCAATAAAACACACCCAATGTACTGCAAACGTAGGATACGCCCATATATGGTCATGCCCATATATGGTACAATAAGGCAACGTCAAACTTTCCGGGAAATGATGTGAATTCATATAGTGATTAACATATTTACACTTTATGGttgaaagtttgtggacacctgaagtTTTTTTGGAGcttctcattccacatttggtccccagttcctgttataaaaacctccactcttctaggaagatgttcctctagattttgtggagatcctTTTAGtcacaattcatcccaaattaTGTAAGGTttagtgctctatagcaggagatcttccactccaacccataaaaagcagatcttcatggagctggctttgtgcacatgggcatgttcatgctggaagaggttgaagtaaaagttcaccacatccaatacaatcactttttttttttaatacttttgctcatacaCGGTATCTCTTTTCTAGATATGATCGCTTCATCTCAGTTTTCTATTTCTTCTCAGGTCCACCACATCAACGCTAACAACTTCCTGGACCAGACCTCCATGAAGCCAGAGGATGAATCCGGGTTCAGCTTCTCGACCGGTTTCGAGGACCCGTCCACCTCCCTGTACGTCCGCTTCCTCCAGGAGGGACTGGACAAGGCTAAAGTTTACCTCCAGTCATcgtaaacagacacacacacacacaccgtccaTCATCTCTCACACACGTGTGTGAATAGGGTCTTCTCTCCTGGACCTTGTGCTGAATTGAATTCTGGGAATTTCTCTGCTGGGGATGTAGCAAAGTTGTGACTGCAGATTTTTCTACACACATTCGAGTACAGTGAATAcgataacactttttttttttgtgacctgATGATGTTTCTGAAACTTTACTGATCAAAtgagatgttttttctttttttttttccctttcatctCCAAGGCAGAAAAGAGGCATTTTATATTTACCTCTTTTTCCTccctatttaattttttatctcTAAATGGTGGCATCTAAGTGGCATCCTGGAAATCTCTTCACATGTTCCTCAACCAGACACAAAGTTccatatttatacacaaaagtttgtggacacctgctctcttctgggaagatgttcctctagattgtGTGGAGATACTTTCAGCCACattggtgttagtaaagccaggtactgatgtaggtaaggtgaggaagTTCCTGGAGtgcagagttcacattcatcccaaaggtgttcaatagagtttgAGCTCTGTAGCTGGAGATCTTCTactacaacccatgtaaagcagatcttcatggagctggctttgtgctggaacaggtttgggtctccaagttcaatcGAAGGAAATATTTCTGTAGAT comes from the Silurus meridionalis isolate SWU-2019-XX chromosome 8, ASM1480568v1, whole genome shotgun sequence genome and includes:
- the selenon gene encoding selenoprotein N isoform X1, encoding MAEDVDKAELLKEEKEEKKKRYNNDDDDDGDHDSGNRGDRSGESRRVRTFWTLLAVLCVPLIGTGIQYCRNAQISGRHEAALKTLGAEGLFLFSSLDADHDLYLSPEEFKPVAEKLTGVSPPAESEEEFDADPNGETLTIHAAMQPLLLETMTKSKDGFLGVSHSALNGLRSWKNPAVPSSTFSAAQFRIFLPPKGKGEPGDTWWIISSDLNIFTGYLPNNRYHPPAPRGKEVLIHTLLSMFHPRPFIKSRFAPQGTVACIRAVSDFYYDIVFRIHAEFQLNDVPDFPFWFTPGQFAGHIVLSKDASHVRDFHLYVPNDKSLNVDMEWLYGASESSNMEVDIGYLPQMELRAAGPSTPSVIYDEQGKVIDSLEEGGEPIQFVFEEIRWSREISRDEAAGRIEVTFYPFKKVAYFPFSEAFSRADAEGKLVHSILLWGALDDQSCUGSGRTLRETVLESSPVLALLNQSFISSWSLVKELEDLQADEKNLDLNQKARLHLEQYSFPVEMMVALPNGTVVHHINANNFLDQTSMKPEDESGFSFSTVSRTRPPPCTSASSRRDWTRLKFTSSHRKQTHTPSIISHTRV
- the selenon gene encoding selenoprotein N isoform X2; its protein translation is MAEDVDKAELLKEEKEEKKKRYNNDDDDDGDHDSGNRGDRSGESRRVRTFWTLLAVLCVPLIGTGIQYCRNAQISGRHEAALKTLGAEGLFLFSSLDADHDLYLSPEEFKPVAEKLTGVSPPAESEEEFDADPNGETLTIHAAMQPLLLETMTKSKDGFLGVSHSALNGLRSWKNPAVPSSTFSAAQFRIFLPPKGKGEPGDTWWIISSDLNIFTGYLPNNRYHPPAPRGKEVLIHTLLSMFHPRPFIKSRFAPQGTVACIRAVSDFYYDIVFRIHAEFQLNDVPDFPFWFTPGQFAGHIVLSKDASHVRDFHLYVPNDKSLNVDMEWLYGASESSNMEVDIGYLPQMELRAAGPSTPSVIYDEQGKVIDSLEEGGEPIQFVFEEIRWSREISRDEAAGRIEVTFYPFKKVAYFPFSEAFSRADAEGKLVHSILLWGALDDQSCUGSGRTLRETVLESSPVLALLNQSFISSWSLVKELEDLQADEKNLDLNQKARLHLEQYSFPVEMMVALPNGTVVHHINANNFLDQTSMKPEDESGFSFSTGFEDPSTSLYVRFLQEGLDKAKVYLQSS